One genomic window of Cellulophaga sp. Hel_I_12 includes the following:
- a CDS encoding universal stress protein: MKHILLPTDFSENSWNAIRYAIQLFKDEKCTFHLLHTYTPIIYNLEYAIGAPAQFGIGDALRSNSQLNLKELKNRISNTFKVNSFHHFETRSRFDTLIGAIKEYAEKYPKLIIVMGTKGATGAKEVLFGSNTVHVFKEIKCPILAIPSNFDYENPHDILFPTDLELDYRNNQLALLKDLAQTHTARINAMYVSDGNQLTQKQEKNKEILTQECKELAFVFHQFKHMEVAEAITQFQIKTKVNLLVMINNKHSFFENLFFKSTIHQIGFHLQIPFLVIPSNQ; the protein is encoded by the coding sequence ATGAAACACATTCTTCTCCCTACTGATTTTTCTGAAAATTCTTGGAATGCTATCAGGTACGCAATTCAACTTTTTAAGGATGAAAAGTGCACATTTCACCTATTACATACCTATACACCCATTATTTACAATCTTGAATATGCTATCGGAGCACCTGCTCAATTTGGCATAGGCGATGCCTTACGTAGCAATTCACAACTTAATTTAAAAGAACTTAAAAATCGTATTTCAAACACGTTCAAAGTGAACTCCTTTCACCATTTTGAAACTAGGTCTCGATTCGACACTTTAATTGGAGCCATAAAAGAATATGCCGAAAAGTACCCTAAGCTTATCATTGTCATGGGAACTAAAGGCGCAACAGGGGCAAAAGAAGTGTTATTTGGGTCTAATACCGTTCATGTTTTTAAAGAAATTAAATGCCCCATTTTAGCCATCCCATCAAATTTTGATTATGAAAATCCGCATGATATTTTATTCCCGACTGATTTAGAACTTGATTACCGGAACAATCAATTAGCATTACTAAAAGATTTAGCCCAAACGCATACGGCTAGAATAAATGCCATGTATGTAAGCGATGGTAATCAGTTAACGCAAAAACAGGAAAAGAATAAAGAAATTTTAACACAAGAATGTAAAGAATTAGCCTTTGTTTTTCATCAATTTAAGCACATGGAAGTCGCTGAGGCCATTACTCAATTTCAAATAAAAACTAAAGTTAATTTATTGGTCATGATCAATAACAAACATTCATTTTTTGAAAACTTATTTTTTAAATCAACCATCCATCAAATTGGTTTTCATTTACAAATTCCATTTTTAGTGATTCCATCAAATCAGTAA
- a CDS encoding universal stress protein produces MNENILLPTDFSNNAWRAASYILQLYAKDSCTFYFMHAAKLKVSSAAIRSNKLSTIMAENNKLELNELVEKAKKTYPNSKHEFKIVLSPEDLQDAILQAIQTFKINLVVMGTKGASKAKGIFFGSNTVASILKIKDCPILIVPEESVFKNPAQIAFPTDFNRFYGEELEPITTWSSHFNARIRVVHINEKENLTPIQETNLEQLKKVMESHLHSFHWMRDYDNVAQGVKDFIDIHDINILAMVNYKHSFLENLINEPIIKKLGFKTTIPFLIVPCITEK; encoded by the coding sequence ATGAACGAAAATATATTATTACCTACCGATTTTTCAAATAATGCTTGGCGTGCGGCTTCCTATATTCTGCAATTGTACGCCAAGGATTCATGTACTTTTTACTTTATGCATGCCGCGAAACTCAAAGTTTCGAGTGCCGCTATACGTTCCAACAAATTATCGACCATTATGGCCGAAAATAATAAGTTAGAGCTTAATGAACTTGTCGAAAAAGCAAAAAAAACATATCCAAATAGCAAACATGAATTTAAAATTGTTTTAAGCCCCGAAGATTTACAGGATGCTATTTTACAAGCCATCCAAACCTTTAAAATTAATTTAGTGGTCATGGGCACGAAAGGTGCTTCAAAAGCAAAGGGTATTTTCTTTGGCAGCAATACCGTAGCGAGTATTCTGAAAATAAAAGATTGTCCCATACTAATAGTTCCTGAGGAAAGTGTATTTAAAAACCCAGCACAAATAGCCTTCCCAACAGATTTTAATAGGTTTTACGGAGAAGAATTAGAACCAATCACAACGTGGAGTTCCCATTTTAATGCTAGGATTAGGGTGGTCCATATCAATGAAAAGGAAAATTTAACGCCCATACAAGAAACAAATCTAGAACAACTAAAAAAAGTGATGGAAAGTCATTTACATAGCTTTCATTGGATGCGAGATTACGACAATGTTGCACAAGGAGTTAAAGATTTTATCGATATTCATGATATAAATATTTTGGCAATGGTAAATTACAAGCATAGTTTTTTAGAGAATTTAATCAACGAACCCATCATAAAAAAACTAGGTTTTAAAACAACAATACCGTTTTTAATTGTGCCTTGTATTACAGAAAAATAG
- a CDS encoding restriction endonuclease, producing MENTPIEIIKSSGEKAKFSFEKLRASLNKTKADKATIDNIINVVRDELYQGISTKEVYHRAFALLKKKESHFASRYKLKKAIYELGPTGFPFERFISALLENSGYRTEVNKILQGHCVSHEIDVIAIKDNETTVVECKFHSEKEFKCNVKIPLYIHSRFQDVKTHWSKNSKNNKLRKGWLVTNTRFTEDALKYGNCCGLYLISWDYPKNEGLKDLIDSLGLYPITVSTILSNREKQFLLGRNIVLCRDLLDDKFYLDHLGISELRKQKILNEIKHLCTLENE from the coding sequence ATGGAAAACACACCTATTGAAATTATAAAATCATCTGGGGAAAAAGCAAAGTTTTCTTTTGAGAAATTGCGTGCTTCTTTAAATAAAACTAAAGCAGATAAAGCCACTATCGACAACATTATTAATGTAGTTCGTGATGAACTATACCAAGGAATTTCTACCAAAGAAGTATATCATAGAGCCTTCGCCTTGCTTAAGAAAAAAGAAAGTCATTTTGCCTCGCGCTATAAACTAAAAAAAGCAATCTATGAATTAGGACCAACAGGCTTTCCTTTTGAGCGCTTTATTAGCGCCTTGTTAGAAAACTCTGGATACCGAACAGAAGTTAATAAAATTTTACAAGGGCATTGCGTAAGTCACGAAATAGATGTCATAGCTATAAAAGATAATGAAACTACCGTTGTAGAATGTAAATTCCACAGTGAAAAAGAATTTAAGTGTAATGTGAAAATTCCGCTTTATATCCATTCTCGCTTTCAAGATGTAAAAACTCATTGGAGTAAAAATTCAAAAAATAATAAACTTAGAAAAGGATGGCTGGTTACAAATACTAGATTTACCGAAGACGCTTTAAAGTATGGTAATTGCTGTGGTTTGTATTTAATAAGTTGGGATTATCCAAAAAATGAAGGCTTAAAAGATTTGATTGATTCTTTAGGACTATACCCAATTACCGTTTCTACCATCCTCAGCAATCGAGAAAAACAGTTTTTATTAGGTCGAAATATCGTGCTCTGTCGCGACCTATTAGACGATAAATTTTATTTAGATCACCTCGGTATTTCAGAGCTACGAAAGCAGAAAATTCTAAACGAAATTAAACATTTATGTACTCTTGAAAACGAATAA
- a CDS encoding universal stress protein, translated as MKYYDDHIVTNGFSDNSMNAIKYALQFFKYQKVDFYFMHAYKNEFYDHDDLTSRQVFTEVLERVKNESENKLKNLIATVQELAPNPRYSYHTISANNTLVDEANAIVEDKNIDLIVMGTKGKSNKRTILFGSQTFQVLKYVQCPVLAIPTNYTNTQPKQILFPTNYLIPYKRRELKLVSELAKPYRSHIHVVHISKPYKLSIRQEDNQTFIKDELQENKTSYYTEDAKKVEEGIKKYIKEKNIDLLTMVNTQHSFLEDMLFPTTLDEVSLELEIPILALQNTNR; from the coding sequence TTGAAGTACTATGATGACCATATTGTTACCAACGGTTTTTCAGACAATTCCATGAACGCTATAAAGTATGCCTTACAATTCTTTAAATACCAAAAAGTAGACTTTTATTTTATGCATGCCTATAAAAACGAATTTTATGATCATGACGATTTAACTTCTCGACAAGTATTTACAGAGGTGTTAGAACGTGTTAAAAATGAATCCGAAAATAAATTAAAAAATCTTATCGCTACAGTTCAAGAATTAGCCCCAAATCCAAGATATAGCTATCATACTATTTCTGCCAATAATACCCTTGTCGATGAAGCAAATGCTATTGTAGAAGATAAAAATATAGATTTAATTGTCATGGGAACTAAAGGAAAATCGAACAAAAGAACTATTCTTTTTGGTAGTCAAACCTTTCAAGTTTTAAAATATGTTCAATGTCCTGTTTTAGCGATACCTACGAATTATACCAATACACAACCCAAACAAATCTTATTTCCGACCAATTACTTGATTCCCTATAAGCGTCGAGAGTTAAAATTAGTATCAGAATTGGCAAAACCCTATCGCAGTCATATTCATGTAGTGCATATATCAAAACCCTATAAATTATCAATTCGCCAAGAAGATAATCAAACATTTATAAAAGATGAATTACAAGAAAACAAGACAAGTTATTATACAGAAGATGCTAAAAAAGTAGAAGAGGGTATTAAAAAATACATAAAAGAAAAGAATATAGATCTTTTAACGATGGTAAATACACAGCATTCGTTTTTAGAAGATATGCTTTTCCCGACAACATTGGATGAAGTAAGTTTAGAACTCGAGATTCCAATTTTAGCCTTACAAAATACAAATAGATGA